In the Pseudolabrys taiwanensis genome, one interval contains:
- a CDS encoding NAD(P)(+) transhydrogenase (Re/Si-specific) subunit beta, whose product MSANLVALLYLVAGVLFILALRGLSSPESSRRGNLFGMIGMTIAVLTTLASHPPSDGLAWVLVLGGIAIGGGIGAVIARKVPMTSMPELVAAFHSLVGMAAVLVAAGAFYAPGAFGIGEEGHIHAQSLIEMSLGVAIGAITFTGSVIAFMKLSGRMSGKPILLPARHIVNIVLALALIFFIYGFFVSQSAVDFWAVVVISLVLGVLIIVPIGGADMPVVISMLNSYSGWAAAGIGFTLGNSALIITGALVGSSGAILSYIMCKGMNRSFISVILGGFGGEVAAAGGAAEQRPVKLGSAEDAAYIMKNAQKVIIVPGYGMAVAQAQHALREMADHLKKEGVEVKYAIHPVAGRMPGHMNVLLAEANVPYDEVFELEDINSEFPQADVAFVIGANDVTNPAAEEDKTSPIYGMPVLQVWKAGTVFFIKRSLASGYAGIDNPLFYRDNTMMLLGDAKKMTESIVKAM is encoded by the coding sequence ATGAGCGCCAATCTCGTCGCACTGCTTTATCTCGTCGCCGGCGTCCTCTTCATCCTCGCGCTGCGCGGCCTGTCGTCGCCTGAATCCAGCCGCCGCGGCAACCTGTTCGGCATGATCGGCATGACCATCGCCGTGCTGACCACGCTTGCCTCGCATCCGCCGTCCGACGGTCTCGCCTGGGTGCTGGTGCTCGGCGGCATCGCCATCGGCGGCGGCATCGGCGCGGTCATCGCGCGCAAGGTGCCGATGACCTCGATGCCGGAACTGGTCGCCGCCTTCCACTCGCTGGTCGGCATGGCGGCAGTGCTGGTCGCCGCCGGCGCGTTCTATGCGCCCGGCGCCTTCGGCATCGGCGAGGAAGGCCACATCCACGCGCAGAGCCTGATCGAGATGTCGCTCGGCGTCGCCATCGGCGCCATCACCTTCACCGGCTCGGTTATCGCGTTCATGAAGCTCTCCGGGCGCATGAGCGGCAAGCCGATCCTTCTGCCGGCCCGCCACATCGTCAACATCGTGCTGGCGCTGGCGCTGATCTTCTTCATCTACGGTTTCTTCGTCTCGCAGTCGGCGGTCGACTTCTGGGCGGTCGTCGTCATCTCGCTGGTGCTCGGCGTCCTGATCATCGTGCCGATCGGCGGCGCCGACATGCCGGTCGTGATCTCGATGCTGAACTCCTATTCGGGATGGGCCGCCGCCGGCATCGGCTTCACGCTCGGCAACTCGGCGTTGATCATCACCGGCGCGCTGGTCGGCTCCTCGGGCGCGATCCTGTCCTACATCATGTGCAAGGGCATGAACCGCTCGTTCATCTCCGTCATCCTCGGCGGCTTCGGCGGCGAGGTGGCGGCGGCGGGCGGCGCCGCGGAGCAGCGGCCGGTCAAGCTCGGCTCGGCGGAAGACGCCGCCTACATCATGAAGAACGCGCAGAAGGTCATCATCGTGCCGGGCTACGGCATGGCCGTGGCGCAGGCGCAGCATGCGTTGCGCGAGATGGCCGACCATCTCAAGAAGGAAGGCGTCGAGGTCAAATACGCCATCCACCCCGTCGCCGGCCGTATGCCCGGCCACATGAACGTGCTGCTCGCCGAAGCGAACGTGCCTTACGACGAAGTGTTCGAGCTCGAGGACATCAACTCCGAGTTCCCGCAAGCCGATGTCGCCTTTGTCATCGGCGCGAACGACGTCACCAACCCGGCCGCGGAAGAAGACAAGACGTCGCCGATCTACGGCATGCCGGTCTTGCAGGTGTGGAAGGCCGGCACGGTGTTCTTCATCAAGCGCTCGCTCGCGTCGGGCTACGCCGGCATCGACAATCCGCTATTCTACCGCGACAACACGATGATGTTGCTGGGCGACGCCAAGAAGATGACCGAGAGCATCGTCAAGGCGATGTAG